In a single window of the Gossypium hirsutum isolate 1008001.06 chromosome D02, Gossypium_hirsutum_v2.1, whole genome shotgun sequence genome:
- the LOC107907874 gene encoding cytochrome P450 71B36 yields the protein MLRIHDLECCNRPPLTGPKRLTYNFQDVAFAPYGHYWKEMRKICVAELFSMKRVQSFQSVREEEVDLLIESVSGSATLANPIDLSKCSFSLTASIIFRIVFSKQFQGSELDNDKLQKLVFEAEAMLGSFCNSDFLPYVGKVIEWFTGFHTRLGSSFHELDSFFQRVIEDHLDSGPTKDDEEDIVDVLLRMEKDQTQNDAIQLTKDHIKAILKDIFIAGIDTPAINMIWAVAELARKPTAMKKAQNEIRSCVGKKGKLTENDVSKLTYLNMVIKETLRLHPPGVLLLPRETMSQIKIGDYDINPKTRIAVNVWAIGRDPDIWDNPKEFIPERFIDNPIDLKGQHFELLPFGGGRRICPGINMGMTVLELALANLLYFFDWKLPIGMREIDIDMEEKVSLTVGKKTSLMLIPIKYNM from the exons ATGTTGAGAATTCACGATCTTGAATGTTGCAATCGACCTCCATTAACTGGCCCTAAAAGGCTTACTTACAATTTCCAAGACGTTGCTTTCGCACCCTATGGACATTACTGGAAAGAGATGCGAAAGATTTGTGTTGCTGAGCTTTTCAGCATGAAAAGGGTTCAGTCGTTTCAATCTGTTAGGGAAGAAGAGGTTGATTTGCTAATCGAATCAGTCTCAGGATCGGCTACTTTAGCGAACCCGATAGATCTCAGCAAATGTTCCTTTTCGCTCACCGCTAGCATTATCTTTAGGATTGTTTTCAGTAAACAATTTCAAGGAAGTGAACTTGACAACGATAAGTTACAAAAACTGGTGTTTGAGGCGGAAGCTATGTTGGGAAGCTTTTGTAACTCGGATTTTCTCCCTTACGTGGGAAAAGTGATTGAGTGGTTTACTGGTTTTCATACAAGGCTTGGGAGTAGCTTTCATGAACTTGATTCTTTTTTCCAGCGGGTTATTGAAGATCATCTTGATTCAGGACCGACCAAGGACGACGAAGAAGACATAGTCGATGTGCTACTGAGAATGGAGAAAGATCAAACCCAGAATGATGCCATTCAACTTACTAAAGATCATATCAAGGCAATCCTTAAG GACATCTTCATAGCTGGAATAGATACTCCTGCAATTAACATGATCTGGGCAGTGGCAGAGCTAGCAAGGAAGCCAACAGCCATGAAGAAAGCACAAAATGAGATTAGAAGTTGCGTTGGGAAGAAAGGAAAACTAACAGAAAACGATGTTAGCAAGCTTACATACCTCAACATGGTAATTAAAGAAACTCTTAGATTACATCCTCCAGGTGTACTTCTTCTTCCAAGAGAAACTATGTCCCAAATAAAGATCGGAGATTATGATATCAACCCCAAAACTAGAATCGCAGTCAACGTTTGGGCAATAGGACGAGATCCTGATATCTGGGACAACCCTAAAGAGTTCATACCCGAAAGGTTCATCGATAATCCAATCGATTTGAAGGGGCAACATTTCGAATTATTGCCGTTCGGTGGTGGTCGAAGAATTTGCCCTGGAATTAACATGGGAATGACTGTTTTAGAGTTGGCACTGGCGAACCTGCTCTACTTTTTTGACTGGAAATTACCAATTGGGATGAGGGAGATAGACATTGACATGGAAGAGAAAGTAAGTTTAACAGTTGGTAAGAAAACATCTCTTATGCTTATTCCCATCAAGTATAACATGTAG